The genome window AGGCCCCAGGTGATTCCCACGCAGGCTGAAGTTGGAAAACCACTGCTTTAGCAATTTTCATTCCTAACTTGGAGACCAAGAAAAACCTACAGGTTTGCAGCTGGCTCCGAAATAACTGCGGCTTCTTTCCGGGAGCATCTGGGGTCGCCAACGGAGAGCTCCCAGTCCTCCGAAAGGGCCAGCCGAGTTCAGGCCGGCCACTCACGGAATCTCGGCAGGGCCCAAGGTCGGCCCCACGGTCCCAGTCCTGGGCTCCGGGCGTCACGGCCCCCACGGAACCCCGCCCAGCCTCTTCGACCCACGGGGACCGTGAGACACCTGGCCCCGTGACGCGCCCGGGCCGCAGCCGCCCTCCCGGCGAGGCCTCCTCAGGCGGGGCCCATCAGCCCGCGTCCCCCTGCCCGGGTCACAATGGCAGCTTGAGACTGGCAAACAGTCGCCTCGGAGGCGGGAGCCCCGGGCCGCAGCGCCGTCCCCATCGCCCCCTCCCGGTACGGACCTTCTCCAGGGACGTGTCCATGGCTGAGGCGGCCGGTGGTGGCCCAGCGGTCCCGGGCGCTACTTCCTCCTCCCGCGCCCCGCCGCTGTTTCCACGCTGGCAGCGCTGACGTCCTCCGCGCCCGTGGCCGGCGGGGcggagaggaggaggagctgcCCGGCGGCGCCGCGGGCTGGCGAACCTGCGGGTTGaggggcggcggggcggggcccCGTGAAGGTGGGCGGAGCCCTCTGGGATTCCGTACCTGGGCCTCACGCCGGCCCTCCTTAACGTGCGTAGGTGAAAAGTGGAGGATGCCCAGTGGATTGTTCACCAAACTCACTCTTTCCAGCAGCCTGTCGCAATCAACAAGGTAGAAGTATAATAATCACAAAGTACTATTCATGGAGTGAAAGGCTGGAAATACTAGTGACGCACCTGCACTTCCGGACCCAGGCTTCCAACTCTCCCGCCTCCCCTCCCGCCGTCATCCCTCGAGAATGGAACAGGCCATTCGCCACGAAGGCGGTGAGCGAGCGAGCACCCTTGCACATGCGCAGGACTCACAGCGTCCTCGGCGCCCGGGGACTTGGGGGTTTTGGGTTTGGGGGCTACTTGGTGAACGCCGTTCAGAGAAGGCACTGATCTAAGCCGACGTGTTTGTCTCAGACCTTCCCGCCGAATTATAGACGGAAAATATTGTTCAGACAACTGGGCCAGCCTTCTCCTTCATGTCACAATTATAACTTGTCAGGTAatgggtaataataataataatattaatacatcAGCTGCTGCTCTTCCATTTTCCTATTTCAGCAGCTCTAGGAGatcatcattatccccatttcgCAGTGCCGATCTAGGTACGATTCAGACCCGAGCCCCATGAGTCCACATGCCGCTTCCACTCCCACtttactttaaatgttttaaaaagttaattttttattaatttttttatgttgttaccgatgaattgaagggaaaaaaattttaaatctcattttaataaagaagcgtggatgtctcactatgttgccctggctggctttgaactcctggcctcaggcgatcttcccgtctcagcctcccaaagtgctaggattacaggcgtgagctaccacgcccggccacttctGCAGTTTTATTGCAATGTATTTCTAACGAATGGGAAGTCGTACATTTGCTTAGTAGATTCCTCCGACCTTAATGAGGGAAACTGATGTAGACTACCACAGTTGCAATCAATGGAACACTTCACCTCTGCGATGACCCTACAACCACAAATCTTACTCCTTTTctccctgttttttcttttctttctttctttctttttttttttttttttttttttttgagacggagtctccctctgtcgctcaggctggagtgcagttgtgcgatctcggctcactgcaagctccgcctcccgggttcacgccattctaccacctcagcctcccaagtagctgggactataggcgcccgccactgcgcccggctaattttttgtatttttagtagagacggggtttcaccattcacaggatggtctcgatctcctgacctcgtgatttgcccgcctcggcctcccaaagtgctgggattacaggcgtgagccaccgcgcccggccttctctcctgttttttttttttttttttttttttgagacggagtcttgctctgcagcccgggctggagtgcagtggccggatctcagctcactgcaagctccgcctcccgggtttacgccattctcctgcctcagcctcccaagtagcggggactacaggcgcctgccacctcgcccggctagctttttgtattttttagtagagacggggtttcaccgtgttagccaggatggtctcgatctcctgacctcgtgatccgcccgtctcggcctcccaaagtgctgggattacaggcttgagccaccgtgcccggcctctcctGTTTTATACTCTTCCTCCCGAAATCTGTGTAACACGGTCACATTTTCAGCGCAGTAACTCCATGTTTTGAGCTATCTGTGTTGTATTTGGTAAATTGCCTGGTTctgttaataaaattatttctaccaAAAAACCCTTGTGTGCTGGTTTAGACTGTACTGTGGGAATTATTCAGACTCTCTAAAGAACTTTCCAAACAGAAGGAATGACAGATTTATATCTTTCAAGAACCGAAGACTGAATGTATCCCCGCTTGAACAAAACAAGTCACTTTTCCAATGTGTTATGAAATTCTTCAAACATGTAGAAAAGTTGAAATGATTGTACAGTGAACAACCATGTACCCACTACCTAGATTCTACAATTAATTTTCCctgtatttgctttatcacacaTGCATCCATATATCCACCCCTCGATACAAGTACATTCAACCTCTGAGCACCTCAGCATGGGTATCATTCACATCTAGTAAATTTTAAAGTCGCCTCCAAGTTTCTGTGGATTACATTACAAAGTATAATAGATTCTACAAAACAAATACTAGAGAGAGAAAAGTTAACTTGACTGTTTGAAAAGTAGACTTTGAAAACCCAATGtgaaaaagtggaaataatcaactggattatttattatatttagccaaacatttattgactgcCATCTTGGACAGTTGTGCTGGAAATAGTATGTAAAAGAGTAAGAGgctggttcaagaccagcctggccagcatggtgaaactccatctctactaaaaatacaaaaattagctgggcatggtggcagacacctgtaatcccagctacttgggaggctgaggcaggagaatcactcaaacccaggaggcagaggttgcagtgagccaagattgcagcactgcactctagcctgggcaataaggtaagactccgtctcaaaaaacaataaaaataaaaataagaggctgggccaggcacggtggctcacgcctgtaatcccagcactttgggaggccgaggcgggcggatcacaaggtcaggagattgagaccatctggctaacacggtgaaaccccgtctctaccaaaaatacaaaaagaaattagtcgggtgtggtggtgggcgcctgtagtcccagctactcgggaggctgaggcaggagaatggcgtgaacccaggaggcagagcttgcagtgagccaagatgtcgccactagcactccagcctgggcaacacagtgagactccatctcaaaagtaaaataaataaaaaattaaaaaattttaaaaaggctgggtgcggcagctcatgcctgtaatcccagcactttgggaggctgaggtgggcagatcacctgaggtcaggagttcgaaaccagcacggccaacatggtgaaaccccctctctactaaaaataaaaaaattaccagagtgtggtggtgtgcatctgtaatcccagctactcgggaggctgaggcagcataatcgcttgaacctgggaggtgaaggttgcagtgagccaagattgcaccactgcattccagcctgggtgacaagagcaagactctgtctccaaaaacaaacacagacaAACACCGCAAAGACAAGCTCTCTGCCCTAAAGAAAAACACTATTTTCTCTCTGCCCTAAAGAAAAACACTATTTTGGGTAGAGGTTTTTACTTTGGGATGCAGATGGAGGTCTCTGAAACTATACtcaaaattttttgtgtgtgtgagtgcatttgcatttttctggggAAAACATCCATCGTTTTCATTATATACTCAAGTCTGTGACTCCCccatccccagaaaaaaaaaaaaaaaaagttgaaaccaTTTGGCTTGTGGATGCACAGATAGGAAAACTGATAAATTATAAAGCAGCATTCTATGGACTAGTGAAGAGAGATAAGCAGAATACTGTACAATTTGGAGCATGAAGCCATCAATTGTGGGGAGGTTTAATCTCTATGGACATATGGCTTTATGTGCTGCtaacagacttttctttttcttttgctgaagtgtagtggcctgatctcggcttactgcaacctccgcacccCCCCaacccagttcaagtgattctcctgcctcagcctccccgagtagctgcaattataggcgtgcaccacctcatgcactgtatttttagtagagacagggttttaccatgttggccaggctggtctcaaactcccaacctcaggtgatcctcctgcctctgcctcccaaagtgctgggattacaggcctgagccagcaagcctggtctcaaacacttctttttttttttttttttttgagatggagtctcactctgtcaccaggctggagtgcagtggcacaatcttggctcactgcaagctctgcctcccgggttcaaacaattctcctgcctcagcctcctgagtagctggaattacagacttgcaccaccacatccagctaattttcttttttttttgagatggagtcttgctctgttgcccaggctggagtgtagtggtgcaacctcagttcactcactgcaacgtctgcctcccaggttcaagcagatctcctgcctcaacctcccaagtagctgggattacaggtatgtgccaccatgcccggctaatttttgaatttttagtagagacaggatttcactatgttggccaggctggtctcgaactcctgacctcaggtgatccacccaccttggcctccccaagtggtgggattgcaggcgtgagatCCAAGCGCCCAGACttaattttttcttgagacaaagtttcactttgtcagcgcaatctaggcttactgcagcctccgcctccgaggttcaaacaa of Rhinopithecus roxellana isolate Shanxi Qingling chromosome 20, ASM756505v1, whole genome shotgun sequence contains these proteins:
- the LOC115895196 gene encoding uncharacterized protein LOC115895196 — protein: MCKGARSLTAFVANGLFHSRGMTAGGEAGELEAWVRKCRRAGVRPRYGIPEGSAHLHGAPPRRPSTRRFASPRRRRAAPPPLRPAGHGRGGRQRCQRGNSGGAREEEVAPGTAGPPPAASAMDTSLEKIADPTLAEMGKNLKEAMKMLEDSQRRTEEENGKKLISGDIPGPLQGSGQDMVSILQLVQNLMHGDEDEEPQSPRSKCLEDQVLKMRLLSQTVRALGILILPDFPPWSCGI